The sequence TCTGCTTGAAAACCTTTACCATATCGAACGCCACTAGAATATGGCCCAGTATCTAGTAGCATCAATACTATAGGATTTGATTCGTCTATAGAATAACTTAAACATCTGCCCTTTTCACCAATTGCCGAAGGAGATGAGGAAATTGTCTCCTTAAGAATTTTACGACGCTTCTTTGAGCATGAATGACAGAACCACTCATCAAGCGGTATTCTTTTCACTTGGGGGTTGCAGCAAAATAAATGAAATGCCTCTTCGCAATTGTCACAAATCAGCATTTTAAGTGTAGAATCAGGACGAGAACAAATTTTGCACAAACGAGAACTGCTACTCGCACTACTATCACCAACAcctttagcagaagcattaTTCCTACTAGGCGAAGTTCCATGAAGCACTCCCTGGCTTCTATGTATGGAGATGAATAAATCCTTTTCCGACATACCCTCCTCCAAGAGCTCTGCAGCCATAACACTAGATGATGAGGAGCTGTCAACAGAATCATCCACTTCAGTCCGCATAAAAGTTGAAACAAGTTCAGTGTCCGACTTTGATGATGAACAGCTTTCAATATTACTGTCAACTTCAATGATTTTATGCTTCATAATTTTGGAAGTTTCATTAGACTCCATCAATTCTGATTTTGACACATGATTCCCTCTTTTGCAGATTGTAGAAGGGACAACAGGATCTAATTGAATGTGATAACTTTGAGAAGCCACATGCAACTCCTTAACTGCATTAGAAGGAGAATCAGAACTGACAACAGATAGACAAGGAGCCTCTGCAGAGAAAACAGCAGCATATCTGCATTGTGGGTTTTTTCGCCTATAAAAAAAACTGTACTTGGAAACTGTGTCGGACCCTAGTTCCTTTACATGTGAACATCCATTGATAGGTTCTGATTTGAAAACAGAAGGCTCCTTATTAACTACTGTAGGAGGCATAAAAGGATTTTCATTAGCATCCACACTTTGAGAAGCCATATGTAGCTCTCTAACTGCAACTGAAGGAGCATCAGAGCTGATGACAGAAAGGCACTCTTCTCCACTTCTCTTTGCGACAGCAGGGGCTTCTGCTGAGGAAAGGGTGACTGGCTTTCCTTGTTGCTTCCTTCGCAAATACACAAAATTAGGCACAGGAATTTCAGACATTCTACTGACAGTTGATAGCTGAGGAGTTGCTGGACAACTTAAGAGGCATGAATAATCAGCATTCTTAACATCCCCTGCTGAACATTCTCTGGAGCCCATATGAGAGTCTTGACAACAATTTTGACACATCTGGAAAAATTCATTGTGACACATCCATTCACGGATAAAGAGAGAAAACAGAGCAGCTGAGCATACTAGATAGAGAACTCCGTAATGACTTTTCACCTGAAATAAGTCTGCGCTTATATGCTTGGAAATCCCTCTATGATTCAAGAATCAAATTCACATGAACATAAAATGATGGATTATGATAACTGCATGCAGCAGGACAAAGACAATTATTTAGtcaaaaaagaaagagaagtaTTTGTTTCCAACAACACGATAGGATCAAATGTAAGAATGAAGTTTTCTCTCACTAAaaattaaatgcaaaaggatCAAATGATGGCCATAAACAATTTGTTGCAAGAAAACCCATTGACACAACAAGGATGCATGAAATGAACTCCGCAACCATATCTAAATTGAGTATAAAAGGATCAAATGCATGTCATCATCAACAATACAACACTAATCATATCTTCAACTTAAATATGTAGTAATCTGAACTGTTCCAAAATTGAATGTTCCCATACCTTGATTAATCAAGAAAAAGCGTTAAACTAAACTATAAAATACAAGAAGATTGAATACATGATTGAAATTGGGGTTATCGAGcttaaaataaaagaagaaaagacagtAAAGAACAAATGTGCAAAGAGGCGTACCTGTGTAAAGAA comes from Euphorbia lathyris chromosome 8, ddEupLath1.1, whole genome shotgun sequence and encodes:
- the LOC136202868 gene encoding uncharacterized protein isoform X2, which gives rise to MCHNEFFQMCQNCCQDSHMGSRECSAGDVKNADYSCLLSCPATPQLSTVSRMSEIPVPNFVYLRRKQQGKPVTLSSAEAPAVAKRSGEECLSVISSDAPSVAVRELHMASQSVDANENPFMPPTVVNKEPSVFKSEPINGCSHVKELGSDTVSKYSFFYRRKNPQCRYAAVFSAEAPCLSVVSSDSPSNAVKELHVASQSYHIQLDPVVPSTICKRGNHVSKSELMESNETSKIMKHKIIEVDSNIESCSSSKSDTELVSTFMRTEVDDSVDSSSSSSVMAAELLEEGMSEKDLFISIHRSQGVLHGTSPSRNNASAKGVGDSSASSSSRLCKICSRPDSTLKMLICDNCEEAFHLFCCNPQVKRIPLDEWFCHSCSKKRRKILKETISSSPSAIGEKGRCLSYSIDESNPIVLMLLDTGPYSSGVRYGKGFQAEVPEWSGPITNDIDKIPEPLEIDPSDFVISTLNFNKPSKLSSIGNWLQCREVIDGAGESDNGTICGKWRRAPLCEVQTDDWECFCSVLWDPIHADCAAPQELETEQVLKQLKLIQMLRRRLHAKRPKRVRRKKENDSIEAIKQQQQKPEQQNPHGTIMYRRYTHGRNKVSFQN
- the LOC136202868 gene encoding uncharacterized protein isoform X3 yields the protein MCQNCCQDSHMGSRECSAGDVKNADYSCLLSCPATPQLSTVSRMSEIPVPNFVYLRRKQQGKPVTLSSAEAPAVAKRSGEECLSVISSDAPSVAVRELHMASQSVDANENPFMPPTVVNKEPSVFKSEPINGCSHVKELGSDTVSKYSFFYRRKNPQCRYAAVFSAEAPCLSVVSSDSPSNAVKELHVASQSYHIQLDPVVPSTICKRGNHVSKSELMESNETSKIMKHKIIEVDSNIESCSSSKSDTELVSTFMRTEVDDSVDSSSSSSVMAAELLEEGMSEKDLFISIHRSQGVLHGTSPSRNNASAKGVGDSSASSSSRLCKICSRPDSTLKMLICDNCEEAFHLFCCNPQVKRIPLDEWFCHSCSKKRRKILKETISSSPSAIGEKGRCLSYSIDESNPIVLMLLDTGPYSSGVRYGKGFQAEVPEWSGPITNDIDKIPEPLEIDPSDFVISTKLNFNKPSKLSSIGNWLQCREVIDGAGESDNGTICGKWRRAPLCEVQTDDWECFCSVLWDPIHADCAAPQELETEQVLKQLKLIQMLRRRLHAKRPKRVRRKKENDSIEAIKQQQQKPEQQNPHGTIMYRRYTHGRNKVSFQN
- the LOC136202868 gene encoding uncharacterized protein isoform X4 — its product is MCHNEFFQMCQNCCQDSHMGSRECSAGDVKNADYSCLLSCPATPQLSTVSRMSEIPVPNFVYLRRKQQGKPVTLSSAEAPAVAKRSGEECLSVISSDAPSVAVRELHMASQSVDANENPFMPPTVVNKEPSVFKSEPINGCSHVKELGSDTVSKYSFFYRRKNPQCRYAAVFSAEAPCLSVVSSDSPSNAVKELHVASQSYHIQLDPVVPSTICKRGNHVSKSELMESNETSKIMKHKIIEVDSNIESCSSSKSDTELVSTFMRTEVDDSVDSSSSSSVMAAELLEEGMSEKDLFISIHRSQGVLHGTSPSRNNASAKGVGDSSASSSSRLCKICSRPDSTLKMLICDNCEEAFHLFCCNPQVKRIPLDEWFCHSCSKKRRKILKETISSSPSAIGEKGRCLSYSIDESNPIVLMLLDTGPYSSGVRYGKGFQAEVPEWSGPITNDIDKIPEPLEIDPSDFVISTKLNFNKPSKLSSIGNWLQCREVIDGAGESDNGTICGKWRSLLSVKKDEGQFTSWEVLSYCLCIFVELHMDIRSCLKYQEGPMTWNRHGLLCVKSKLMIGSASALSFGTQFTLIVLHLRSWRQNKF
- the LOC136202868 gene encoding uncharacterized protein isoform X5, yielding MCHNEFFQMCQNCCQDSHMGSRECSAGDVKNADYSCLLSCPATPQLSTVSRMSEIPVPNFVYLRRKQQGKPVTLSSAEAPAVAKRSGEECLSVISSDAPSVAVRELHMASQSVDANENPFMPPTVVNKEPSVFKSEPINGCSHVKELGSDTVSKYSFFYRRKNPQCRYAAVFSAEAPCLSVVSSDSPSNAVKELHVASQSYHIQLDPVVPSTICKRGNHVSKSELMESNETSKIMKHKIIEVDSNIESCSSSKSDTELVSTFMRTEVDDSVDSSSSSSVMAAELLEEGMSEKDLFISIHRSQGVLHGTSPSRNNASAKGVGDSSASSSSRLCKICSRPDSTLKMLICDNCEEAFHLFCCNPQVKRIPLDEWFCHSCSKKRRKILKETISSSPSAIGEKGRCLSYSIDESNPIVLMLLDTGPYSSGVRYGKGFQAEVPEWSGPITKAPLCEVQTDDWECFCSVLWDPIHADCAAPQELETEQVLKQLKLIQMLRRRLHAKRPKRVRRKKENDSIEAIKQQQQKPEQQNPHGTIMYRRYTHGRNKVSFQN
- the LOC136202868 gene encoding uncharacterized protein isoform X1; the protein is MCHNEFFQMCQNCCQDSHMGSRECSAGDVKNADYSCLLSCPATPQLSTVSRMSEIPVPNFVYLRRKQQGKPVTLSSAEAPAVAKRSGEECLSVISSDAPSVAVRELHMASQSVDANENPFMPPTVVNKEPSVFKSEPINGCSHVKELGSDTVSKYSFFYRRKNPQCRYAAVFSAEAPCLSVVSSDSPSNAVKELHVASQSYHIQLDPVVPSTICKRGNHVSKSELMESNETSKIMKHKIIEVDSNIESCSSSKSDTELVSTFMRTEVDDSVDSSSSSSVMAAELLEEGMSEKDLFISIHRSQGVLHGTSPSRNNASAKGVGDSSASSSSRLCKICSRPDSTLKMLICDNCEEAFHLFCCNPQVKRIPLDEWFCHSCSKKRRKILKETISSSPSAIGEKGRCLSYSIDESNPIVLMLLDTGPYSSGVRYGKGFQAEVPEWSGPITNDIDKIPEPLEIDPSDFVISTKLNFNKPSKLSSIGNWLQCREVIDGAGESDNGTICGKWRRAPLCEVQTDDWECFCSVLWDPIHADCAAPQELETEQVLKQLKLIQMLRRRLHAKRPKRVRRKKENDSIEAIKQQQQKPEQQNPHGTIMYRRYTHGRNKVSFQN